One genomic region from Ammospiza caudacuta isolate bAmmCau1 chromosome 1, bAmmCau1.pri, whole genome shotgun sequence encodes:
- the LOC131564517 gene encoding solute carrier family 22 member 13-like, with protein MSGVGEILKAVGDFGRFQKCLVLLSVIPCLSVAFHQFCQLFMVVEVPHHCDTSWILAVGPNLTEEEQLNLTLPRGPDGHFEQCSMFSPVDWDLDSILAYGLNHTEKCSSGWVYPSEQPPSLLTEFDLVCDRKDLNDIAQAIYMAGLLLGSMIFGPLSDRIGRRPVVLISVFLQGLFGLGIAFVPHFYVYMAFRCVVGASVSGITMTLLALATEWIGVSSRPNAVLTSHCCFAIGQMILAGLSYGIRNWRLLEIAGSALIFAFFFCMGVLPESARWLVTKGRIEEAKKVLQKAAATNKRSLPPELLEQLKPEKEVKSGSFLDLFWKKHLLKVTLIMSCAWFVNSFVYYGLSLNVTNFGLDIYLTQLAFGAVEIPARFACIFTLQRFGRRKTQAVLLVLSGLVCLIISGIPEDQPVATTVLATIGKFAASASFSTSYVYAAELFPTVVRQTGVGLCSVSARVAGILAPLVRLLGQHHRAIPMAVFGSAPVLGGLLCILLPETCGTDLADDTGDGHPPAQVCENATSSSQNGQVKGKGADQDNESTKTTYF; from the exons ATGTCAGGTGTTGGGGAAATTTTGAAAGCAGTTGGTGATTTTGGGCGATTCCAGAaatgcctggtgctgctctctgtgatCCCCTGCCTCAGTGTGGCTTTCCACCAGTTTTGCCAGCTTTTCATGGTGGTGGAAGTGCCTCACCACTGTGACACCAGCTGGATCCTCGCCGTGGGCCCCAACCTGACAGAGGAAGAGCAGCTGAACCTCACCCTGCCCCGGGGCCCCGACGGGCACTTTGAGCAGTGCTCCATGTTCTCCCCAGTGGACTGGGACCTGGATTCCATCCTGGCCTATGGGCTGAACCACACTGAGAAGTGCAGCAGTGGCTGGGTGTACCCCTCCGAGCAGCCACCGTCCCTGCTGACCGAG tTTGACCTGGTGTGTGACAGGAAGGACCTCAATGACATTGCCCAGGCCATCTacatggcagggctgctcctgggatCCATGATCTTTGGGCCTCTGAGTGACAG GATCGGCCGCCGCCCGGTCGTTCTGATCTCCGTCTTCCTGCAGGGCTTGTTTGGCCTGGGAATTGCCTTTGTGCCCCATTTCTATGTGTACATGGCCTTCAGGTGTGTGGTGGGGGCCTCCGTGTCAGGGATCACCATGACATTACTGGCCTTAG cTACAGAATGGATCGGTGTCTCCTCCCGGCCAAATGCAGTGCTCACCTCTCACTGCTGCTTTGCCATCGGGCAGATGATTTTGGCTGGTTTGAGTTATGGGATTCGCaactggaggctgctggaaATTGCAGGATCTGCTCTtatatttgcctttttcttctgcatggG GGTGCTCCCAGAGTCAGCTCGCTGGCTGGTGACCAAGGGCAGAATCGAGGAAGCCAAGAAGGTGCTGCAGAAGGCGGCAGCCACCAACAAGCGCAGCCTcccaccagagctcctggagcag TTGAAGCCTGAGAAAGAGGTCAAGTCTGGAAGTTTCCTGGATCTCTTTTGGAAGAAGCACCTGCTGAAGGTTACTTTAATCATGTCATGTGCCTG GTTTGTGAACAGCTTTGTCTACTACGGGCTGAGTCTGAATGTGACAAATTTTGGCCTGGACATCTACCTGACTCAGCTGGCCTTTGGAGCAGTGGAAATCCCAGCCCGTTTTGCTTGTATCTTCACCCTGCAGAGGTTCGGGAGGAGGAAGACGCAGGCTGTTCTCCTGGTGCTGAGTGGCCTGGTGTGTCTGATCATCTCTGGCATCCCTGAAG aCCAGCCCGTGGCAACCACCGTCCTGGCCACCATTGGCAAGTTTGCTGCCTCGGCCTCCTTCTCCACCTCCTACGTCTACGCTGCTGAGCTCTTCCCCACGGTCGTCAG GCAGACGGGCGTGGGGCTGTGCTCCGTGTCGGCGCGGGTGGCCGGGATCCTGGCCCCGCTGGTCcggctgctgggccagcaccaCCGGGCCATCCCCATGGCCGTCTTTGGCAGTGCCCCCGTGCTGGGGGGGCTGCTCTGCATCCTGCTGCCCGAGACCTGTGGCACCGACCTGGCAGATGACACAGGGGATGGCCACCCTCCAGCTCAG GTCTGTGAAAATgccaccagcagctctcagaATGGGCAGGTGAAAGGAAAAGGTGCTGACCAAGACAATGAGAGCACGAAGACCACCTACTTCTAG
- the LOC131566831 gene encoding solute carrier family 22 member 13-like, which translates to MAEFGDFLKALGEFGLYQKLLILLLSLPLLLNPFQMVGQVFMVVEVPHHCDTSWILAVGPNLTEEEQLNLTLPRGPDGHFEQCSMFSPVDWDLDSILAYGLNHTEKCSSGWVYPSEQPPSLLTEFDLVCDRAVLNDVSQSIYMAGLLIGAMVFGMLSDRIGRRPVFLICILLQAVFGLATAFVPHFYVFMAFRCVVGAAVSGIMIVVVSLATEWVGISHRTKALLITHTAAAIGDMLVAGLTYGIRHWRLLEIAGSAPMFALFFYIWVLPESARWLVTKGRIEEAKKVLQKAAATNKRSLPPELLEQLKPEKEVKSGSFLDLFRTKNLLKVTLIMPCVWFADSIVYYGLSLSVTDFGLDIYLTQLAFGAVELPARISCIFLLEWFGRKKVQGILLLLAGTICLILTGIPEDQAVVITVLATIGKFTATAAFSTSYVYTAELFPTILRQTGVGLCSTMARVAGILAPLIIPLAQYHRAIPKAIFGSIPVLVALFCILLPETRGVDLADATGKQQPLDEQ; encoded by the exons aTGGCTGAGTTTGGGGACTTTTTAAAGGCTCTGGGGGAGTTTGGGCTCTATCAGAAACTGCTgatcctgctcctctccctcccactCCTTCTCAACCCTTTCCAAATGGTTGGCCAAGTGTTCATGGTGGTGGAAGTGCCTCACCACTGTGACACCAGCTGGATCCTCGCCGTGGGCCCCAACCTGACAGAGGAAGAGCAGCTGAACCTCACCCTGCCCCGGGGCCCCGACGGGCACTTTGAGCAGTGCTCCATGTTCTCCCCAGTGGACTGGGACCTGGATTCCATCCTGGCCTATGGGCTGAACCACACTGAGAAGTGCAGCAGTGGCTGGGTGTACCCCTCCGAGCAGCCACCGTCCCTGCTGACCGAG TTTGACCTGGTGTGTGACAGGGCAGTCCTGAATGATGTCTCCCAGTCCATCTACATGGCTGGCCTTCTCATTGGAGCCATGGTCTTTGGGATGCTGAGTGacag GATAGGCAGGCGGCCAGTCTTTCTCATCTGCATCCTCCTGCAGGCCGTCTTTGGCCtggcaactgcctttgtgcCCCACTTCTATGTGTTCATGGCCTTCAGGTGTGTCGTGGGAGCTGCCGTGTCAGGAATTATGATTGTAGTCGTGTCCCTGG CTACAGAATGGGTTGGTATCTCCCACCGGACAAAAGCGCTGCTCATCACTCACACAGCTGCCGCTATCGGGGACATGTTGGTGGCTGGTTTGACTTATGGAATTCGCCATTGGAGGCTGCTGGAGATTGCAGGATCTGCTCCTATGTTTGCGCTTTTCTTCTATATTTG GGTGCTCCCAGAGTCAGCTCGCTGGCTGGTGACCAAGGGCAGAATCGAGGAAGCCAAGAAGGtgctgcagaaggcagcagcCACCAACAAGCGCAGCCTcccaccagagctcctggagcag TTGAAGCCTGAGAAAGAGGTCAAGTCTGGAAGTTTCCTGGATCTCTTCAGGACAAAGAACCTGCTGAAGGTGACTTTAATCATGCCGTGTGTCTG GTTTGCAGACAGCATTGTCTACTATGGGCTGAGCCTCAGCGTGACAGATTTTGGCCTGGACATCTACCTGACACAGCTGGCCTTTGGGGCAGTGGAACTTCCAGCTCgaatttcctgcattttcctgctggaatggtttgggaggaagaaagtgcagggcattctcctgctgctggctggcacAATATGCCTCATCCTCACTGGCATCCCTGAAG ACCAGGCCGTGGTAATCACTGTCTTGGCCACCATCGGCAAGTTCACAGCCACGGCCGCTTTCTCCACCTCCTACGTCTACACTGCTGAGCTCTTCCCCACCATCCTCAG GCAGACGGGCGTGGGGCTGTGCTCCACCATGGCGAGGGTGGCCGGGATCCTGGCCCCGCTGATCATTCCCCTGGCCCAGTACCACCGGGCCATCCCCAAAGCCATCTTTGggagcatccctgtgctggTGGCCCTGTTCTGCATCCTGCTGCCGGAGACCCGTGGCGTTGACCTGGCAGATGCCACAGGGAAACAACAACCTCTAGATGAG CAATAA
- the LOC131565904 gene encoding solute carrier family 22 member 13-like, giving the protein MAEFGDFLKALGEFGLYQKLLILLLSLPLLLNPFQMVGQVFMVVEVPHHCDTSWILAVGPNLTEEEQLNLTLPRGPDGHFEQCSMFSPVDWDLDSILAYGLNHTEKCSSGWVYPSEQPPSLLTEFDLVCDRAVLNDVSQSIYMAGLLIGAMVFGMLSDRIGRRPVFLICILLQAVFGLATAFVPHFYVFMVFRCVVGAAVSGIMIVVVSLATEWVGVSHRTKALLITHTAFAIGQVSVAGLSYGIRHWRLLEIAGSAPMFALFFYIWVLPESARWLVTKGRIEEAKKVLQKAAATNKRSLPPELLEQLKPEKEVKSGSFLDLFRTKNLLKVTLIMPCVWFADSIVYYGLSLSVTDFGLDIYLTQLAFGAVELPARISCIFLLEWFGRKKVQGILLLLAGTICLILTGIPEEQPVVITVLAVIGKFTATAAFSTSYVYAAELFPTILRQTGVGLCSTMARVAGILAPLIIPLAQYHRAIPKAIFGSIPVLVALFCILLPETRGIDLADDTGNKEPPDEEQKTEVSL; this is encoded by the exons aTGGCTGAGTTTGGGGACTTTTTAAAGGCTCTGGGGGAGTTTGGGCTCTATCAGAAACTGCTgatcctgctcctctccctcccactCCTTCTCAACCCTTTCCAAATGGTTGGCCAAGTGTTCATGGTGGTGGAAGTGCCTCACCACTGTGACACCAGCTGGATCCTCGCCGTGGGCCCCAACCTGACAGAGGAAGAGCAGCTGAACCTCACCCTGCCCCGGGGCCCCGACGGGCACTTTGAGCAGTGCTCCATGTTCTCCCCAGTGGACTGGGACCTGGATTCCATCCTGGCCTATGGGCTGAACCACACTGAGAAGTGCAGCAGTGGCTGGGTGTACCCCTCCGAGCAGCCACCGTCCCTGCTGACCGAG TTTGACCTGGTGTGTGACAGGGCAGTCCTGAATGATGTCTCCCAGTCCATCTACATGGCTGGCCTTCTCATTGGAGCCATGGTCTTTGGGATGCTGAGTGacag GATAGGCAGGCGGCCAGTCTTTCTCATCTGCATCCTCCTGCAGGCCGTCTTTGGCCtggcaactgcctttgtgcCCCACTTCTATGTGTTCATGGTCTTCAGGTGTGTCGTGGGAGCTGCCGTGTCAGGAATTATGATTGTAGTCGTGTCCCTGG CTACAGAATGGGTTGGTGTCTCCCACCGGACAAAGGCGCTGCTCATCACTCACACAGCTTTTGCCATCGGGCAGGTGTCAGTGGCTGGTTTGAGTTACGGGATTCGCCACTGGAGGCTGCTGGAGATTGCAGGATCTGCTCCTATGTTTGCCCTTTTCTTCTACATTTG GGTGCTCCCAGAGTCAGCTCGCTGGCTGGTGACCAAGGGCAGAATCGAGGAAGCCAAGAAGGtgctgcagaaggcagcagcCACCAACAAGCGCAGCCTcccaccagagctcctggagcag TTGAAGCCTGAGAAAGAGGTCAAGTCTGGAAGTTTCCTGGATCTCTTCAGGACAAAGAACCTGCTGAAGGTGACTTTAATCATGCCGTGTGTCTG GTTTGCAGACAGCATTGTCTACTATGGGCTGAGCCTCAGCGTGACAGATTTTGGCCTGGACATCTACCTGACACAGCTGGCCTTTGGGGCAGTGGAACTTCCAGCTCgaatttcctgcattttcctgctggaatggtttgggaggaagaaagtgcagggcattctcctgctgctggctggcacAATATGCCTCATCCTCACTGGCATCCCTGAAG AACAGCCCGTGGTAATCACTGTCCTGGCTGTCATCGGCAAGTTCACAGCCACGGCTGCTTTTTCCACCTCCTACGTATACGCCGCTGAGCTTTTCCCCACCATCCTCAG GCAGACGGGCGTGGGGCTGTGCTCGACCATGGCGAGGGTGGCCGGGATCCTGGCCCCGCTGATCATTCCCCTGGCCCAGTACCACCGGGCCATCCCCAAAGCCATCTTTGGGAGTATCCCTGTGCTGGTGGCCCTGTTCTGCATCCTGCTGCCCGAGACCCGTGGCATTGACCTGGCAGATGACACAGGGAACAAAGAACCTCCAGATGAG GAGCAGAAAACTGAAGTGTCTCTCTGA